Proteins co-encoded in one Deltaproteobacteria bacterium genomic window:
- a CDS encoding DoxX family membrane protein encodes SHDMHAVPMWLVLAILVELAGGALLVAGFFTRIGALLLLMFMIPVTFIFHRDFSVSLQAVMFMKNTAIIGGLFMVLCAGPGKFSVDGRRSRERGG; translated from the coding sequence GTCCCACGATATGCACGCGGTGCCGATGTGGCTCGTTCTGGCCATACTGGTCGAATTGGCGGGTGGTGCGCTCCTTGTGGCGGGTTTCTTTACCAGGATCGGGGCCCTTTTGCTCCTCATGTTCATGATACCCGTGACGTTCATATTTCACCGTGATTTCAGCGTCTCGCTGCAGGCCGTCATGTTCATGAAAAATACCGCAATTATCGGGGGGCTCTTCATGGTTCTTTGCGCCGGCCCCGGAAAATTCAGCGTGGACGGCAGGAGGAGCCGTGAACGTGGGGGATGA